The following are from one region of the Vidua chalybeata isolate OUT-0048 chromosome 12, bVidCha1 merged haplotype, whole genome shotgun sequence genome:
- the IFT122 gene encoding intraflagellar transport protein 122 homolog isoform X4, whose translation MRAALTWRDRAEQCIYDLAFKPDGTQLIIAAGNRLLVYDTSDGTLIQPLKGHKDTVYCVAYAKDGKRFASGSADKSVIIWTSKLEGILKYTHNDSIQCVSYNPLTHQLASCSSGDFGLWSPEQKSVSKHKTSCRITCCSWTNDGQYLALGMCNGIVSIRNKNGDEKVKIERPGGSSSPVWSICWNPSRDERNDILAVADWGQKLSFYHLSGKQIGKDRVLNFDPCCISYFTKGEYLLLGGSDRQVSLFTRDGVRLGTVGEQSSWVWTCKVKPDSNYVAVGCQDGTISFYQLIFSTVHGLYKDRYAYRDNMTDVIVQHLITEQKVRIKGRELVKKIAIYKNRLAIQMPEKILIYELYSDDSADMYYRVKEKIIKKFECNLLVVCSDHIILCQEKRLQCLSFSGVKEREWLMESLIRYIKVIGGPPGREGLLVGLKNGQILKIFVDNALAIVLLKQSTAVRCLDMSASRNKLAVVDENDTCLVYDIHTKELLFQEPNANSVAWNTQCEDMLCFSGGGYLNIKASNFPVHQQKLQGFVVGYNGSKIFCLHVFSMSAVEVPQSAPMYQYLERKMFKEAYQIACLGVTDADWRELAMEALEGLEFETAKKAFTRVRDLRYLELISSIEDRKKHGENNHELFLADVYAYQGKFHEAAKLYKRSGHENLALEMYSDLRMFDHAKEFLGSGNPKDTKMLIKKQADWAKDINEPKAAVEMYLSAGEHMKAIEISGDHGWVDMLIEIARKLDKAEREPLAKCAFYFKQLDNPGYAAETYMKVGDLKALVQLHVETHRWEEAFALSEKHPEFKDEVYVPYAQWLAESDRFEEAQKAFHKAGRQREAVRVLEQLTHNAVLESRFDDAAYYYWMLSMQCLDIAQENEGQQTEMLQKFHHFQHLAEVYHVYHFIQRYTEEPFSFHLPETLFNISRFLLHSLTKETPLGISKVNTLLALAKQSKALGAYKLARHAYDKLQGLQIPDRFQKSVELGSLTIRSKPFHDSEELVPLCYRCSTNNPLLNNLGNICINCRQPFVFSASSYEVLHLVEFYLEDGITDEEAVALIDLEAPRVSKREDKWQEMTTDHAESLRLDDSTDTIEDDDPFTAKLSFEMFHTEDYELLILQHNCCPFCRRRVDESSQ comes from the exons GCAAGCGTTTCGCATCTGGCTCTGCTGATAAAAGTGTGATAATTTGGACTTCAAAGTTAGAAGGAATTCTGAAGTACAC GCATAATGACTCTATCCAGTGCGTTTCATACAATCCTCTCACTCATCAGCTGGCATCCTGCTCGTCTGGGGATTTTG GCTTGTGGTCTCCGGAACAGAAGTCAGTCTCTAAACATAAAACAAGCTGCAGGATTACTTGCTGCAG CTGGACAAATGATGGCCAGTACCTTGCTTTGGGGATGTGTAACGGCATTGTCAGCATAAGGAACAAAAATGGTGATGAGAAGGTGAAAATAGAGAGGCCAGGGGGCTCTTCCTCTCCAGTATGGTCAATTTGTTGGAATCCTTCCAG agatgAACGCAATGACATTTTAGCTGTGGCAGACTGGGGTCAGAAGCTTTCCTTTTACCACCTGAGTGGCAAGCAG ATTGGGAAGGACAGAGTGCTCAATTTTGACCCATGCTGCATCAGCTACTTTACTAAAGGAGAGTATCTCTTGCTGGGAGGTTCAGACAGACAGGTTTCTCTCTTCACAAGGGATGGGGTACGGCTGGGCActgtgggagagcagagcagctgggtgtGGACTTGCAAAGTTAAACCAGACTCCAACTATGTG GCAGTAGGGTGTCAGGATGGAACGATCTCCTTCTACCAGCTGATTTTCAGCACTGTCCATGGCCTCTATAAAGATCGCTACGCCTACAGGGACAACATGACCGACGTTATTGTCCAGCACCTCATCACGGAACAAAAAG tgAGGATAAAAGGCAGAGAGCTTGTGAAGAAAATTGCAATTTACAAAAACAGATTAGCCATCCAGATGCCAGAGAAAATCCTGATTTACGAGTTGTACTCGGATGACTCTGCAGATATGTACTATCGGGTGAAGGAAAAGATCATAAAGAAATTTGAATGTAACTTGCTGGTGGTGTGTTCAGATCACATTATTTTATGCCAG GAGAAGAGATTGCAGTGCCTGTCATTTAGTGGTGTTAAAGAACGAGAATGGCTGATGGAATCTCTTATTCGTTACATTAAAGTAATTGGAGGACCTCCAGGAAGAGAAGGCCTCTTAGTTGGTCTAAAGAACGGTCAG ATCCTGAAGATCTTCGTGGACAACGCTCTGGCCATCGTGCTGCTGAAGCAATCCACGGCCGTGCGCTGCCTGGACATGAGCGCGTCCCGCAACAAGCTGGCCGTGGTGGACGAGAACGACACCTGCCTCGTCTACGACATCCACACCAAGGAGCTCCTCTTTCAG GAACCCAATGCTAATAGTGTGGCCTGGAATACCCAGTGTGAGGAtatgctttgcttttctggaGGGGGTTACCTCAATATCAAAGCTAGCAACTTCCCTGTCCACCAGCAAAAACTGCAAGGCTTTGTTGTGGGTTACAATGGCTCCAAGATCTTCTGCCTTCATGTTTTCTCTATGTCAGCAGTTGAAGTTCCGCAG TCTGCACCGATGTATCAATATCTGGAAcgaaaaatgtttaaagaagCCTATCAAATTGCATGTTTAGGAGTGACTGATGCTGACTGGAGAGAGTTGGCCATGGAAGCCTTGGAAGGGCTGGAGTTTGAAACTGCTAAAAAG GCATTTACCAGAGTACGAGACCTTCGATATTTAGAACTGATCAGCAGCATAGAG GATCGGAAAAAGCACGGAGAGAACAACCACGAGCTGTTCCTGGCAGATGTTTATGCCTACCAGGGAAAATTCCACGAGGCAGCGAAGCTGTACAAGAGGAGCGGCCACGAGAACCTGGCCCTGGAGATGTACTCAGACCTCCGCATGTTCGACCACGCAAAG GAATTTCTGGGATCTGGAAATCCCAAAGACACAAAGATGCTGATAAAAAAACAAGCGGACTGGGCCAAGGATATCAATGAAccaaaggcagcagtggagATGTACCTCTCTGCTGGCGAGCACATGAAGGCCATCGAAATCAGCGGGGACCACGGCTGGGTAGACAT GTTAATCGAAATTGCTCGAAAACTGGATAAAGCTGAGCGTGAGCCTTTGGCCAAATGTGCCTTCTATTTTAAGCAACTTGATAACCCTGGCTATGCTGCAGAAACCTACATGAAGGTTGGTGACCTGAAAGCATTGGTCCAGCTCCACGTGGAGACTCATCGCTGGGAAGAA GCATTTGCTCTGAGTGAAAAGCATCCTGAATTCAAAGATGAAGTCTATGTCCCTTATGCTCAGTGGCTGGCAGAGAGTGATCGATTTGAAGAAGCCCAAAAAG CGTTTCACAaggctggcaggcagagggaggCCGTGcgggtgctggagcagctcacaCACAACGCCGTGCTCGAGAGCCGCTTTGACGACGCAGCCTATTATTACTGGATGCTTTCCATGCAGTGCTTAGACATTGCCCAAG AGAACGAAGGACAGCAGACTGAAATGTTGCAGAAGTTTCATCACTTCCAACATTTGGCAGAAGTTTACCATGTCTATCACTTTATCCAAAGATACACT GAGGAGCCTTTCAGCTTCCACTTGCCTGAAACCCTCTTCAATATTTCCAGGTTTCTGCTTCACAGCTTAACAAAGGAGACTCCTTTGGGGATCTCAAAAGT CAATACATTATTGGCCCTGGCAAAGCAGAGTAAAGCTCTTGGTGCATATAAATTGGCTCGTCATGCCTATGACAAGCTGCAGGGACTGCAGATCCCAGACAGGTTCCAGAAATCTGTTGAGCTGGGCAGCCTGACAATCCGATCCAAGCCATTCCATGACAGTGAA GAGCTCGTGCCCCTGTGTTACAGGTGCTCCACCAACAACCCCTTGCTGAATAACCTGGGGAACATCTGCATTAACTGCAGGCAGCCTTTCGTCTTCTCGGCCTCCTCCTACG AGGTGCTGCATCTGGTTGAGTTCTATTTGGAAGATGGCATCACGGATGAAGAAGCTGTAGCTCTCATTGATCTTGAAGCTCCAAGAGTGAGTAAAAGAGAAGATAAATGGCAAGAGATGACGACTGACC ATGCTGAGAGTTTGAGGCTTGATGACAGTACAGATACTATTGAGGATGATGATCCCTTTACAGCAAAACTGAGCTTTGAG ATGTTTCACACAGAAGACTACGAGCTCCTCATACTCCAGCATAATTGTTGTCCATTCTGTCGGCGGAGAGTAGATGAGTCAAGCCAATGA
- the IFT122 gene encoding intraflagellar transport protein 122 homolog isoform X1, which yields MRAALTWRDRAEQCIYDLAFKPDGTQLIIAAGNRLLVYDTSDGTLIQPLKGHKDTVYCVAYAKDGKRFASGSADKSVIIWTSKLEGILKYTHNDSIQCVSYNPLTHQLASCSSGDFGLWSPEQKSVSKHKTSCRITCCSWTNDGQYLALGMCNGIVSIRNKNGDEKVKIERPGGSSSPVWSICWNPSRDERNDILAVADWGQKLSFYHLSGKQIGKDRVLNFDPCCISYFTKGEYLLLGGSDRQVSLFTRDGVRLGTVGEQSSWVWTCKVKPDSNYVAVGCQDGTISFYQLIFSTVHGLYKDRYAYRDNMTDVIVQHLITEQKVRIKGRELVKKIAIYKNRLAIQMPEKILIYELYSDDSADMYYRVKEKIIKKFECNLLVVCSDHIILCQEKRLQCLSFSGVKEREWLMESLIRYIKVIGGPPGREGLLVGLKNGQILKIFVDNALAIVLLKQSTAVRCLDMSASRNKLAVVDENDTCLVYDIHTKELLFQEPNANSVAWNTQCEDMLCFSGGGYLNIKASNFPVHQQKLQGFVVGYNGSKIFCLHVFSMSAVEVPQSAPMYQYLERKMFKEAYQIACLGVTDADWRELAMEALEGLEFETAKKAFTRVRDLRYLELISSIEDRKKHGENNHELFLADVYAYQGKFHEAAKLYKRSGHENLALEMYSDLRMFDHAKEFLGSGNPKDTKMLIKKQADWAKDINEPKAAVEMYLSAGEHMKAIEISGDHGWVDMLIEIARKLDKAEREPLAKCAFYFKQLDNPGYAAETYMKVGDLKALVQLHVETHRWEEAFALSEKHPEFKDEVYVPYAQWLAESDRFEEAQKAFHKAGRQREAVRVLEQLTHNAVLESRFDDAAYYYWMLSMQCLDIAQENEGQQTEMLQKFHHFQHLAEVYHVYHFIQRYTEEPFSFHLPETLFNISRFLLHSLTKETPLGISKVNTLLALAKQSKALGAYKLARHAYDKLQGLQIPDRFQKSVELGSLTIRSKPFHDSEELVPLCYRCSTNNPLLNNLGNICINCRQPFVFSASSYEVLHLVEFYLEDGITDEEAVALIDLEAPRVSKREDKWQEMTTDHAESLRLDDSTDTIEDDDPFTAKLSFEQGGSAFVPVVVSRAVLRSLSRRDVLVKRWPRPLRWQYYRSLLPDASITMCPSCFQMFHTEDYELLILQHNCCPFCRRRVDESSQ from the exons GCAAGCGTTTCGCATCTGGCTCTGCTGATAAAAGTGTGATAATTTGGACTTCAAAGTTAGAAGGAATTCTGAAGTACAC GCATAATGACTCTATCCAGTGCGTTTCATACAATCCTCTCACTCATCAGCTGGCATCCTGCTCGTCTGGGGATTTTG GCTTGTGGTCTCCGGAACAGAAGTCAGTCTCTAAACATAAAACAAGCTGCAGGATTACTTGCTGCAG CTGGACAAATGATGGCCAGTACCTTGCTTTGGGGATGTGTAACGGCATTGTCAGCATAAGGAACAAAAATGGTGATGAGAAGGTGAAAATAGAGAGGCCAGGGGGCTCTTCCTCTCCAGTATGGTCAATTTGTTGGAATCCTTCCAG agatgAACGCAATGACATTTTAGCTGTGGCAGACTGGGGTCAGAAGCTTTCCTTTTACCACCTGAGTGGCAAGCAG ATTGGGAAGGACAGAGTGCTCAATTTTGACCCATGCTGCATCAGCTACTTTACTAAAGGAGAGTATCTCTTGCTGGGAGGTTCAGACAGACAGGTTTCTCTCTTCACAAGGGATGGGGTACGGCTGGGCActgtgggagagcagagcagctgggtgtGGACTTGCAAAGTTAAACCAGACTCCAACTATGTG GCAGTAGGGTGTCAGGATGGAACGATCTCCTTCTACCAGCTGATTTTCAGCACTGTCCATGGCCTCTATAAAGATCGCTACGCCTACAGGGACAACATGACCGACGTTATTGTCCAGCACCTCATCACGGAACAAAAAG tgAGGATAAAAGGCAGAGAGCTTGTGAAGAAAATTGCAATTTACAAAAACAGATTAGCCATCCAGATGCCAGAGAAAATCCTGATTTACGAGTTGTACTCGGATGACTCTGCAGATATGTACTATCGGGTGAAGGAAAAGATCATAAAGAAATTTGAATGTAACTTGCTGGTGGTGTGTTCAGATCACATTATTTTATGCCAG GAGAAGAGATTGCAGTGCCTGTCATTTAGTGGTGTTAAAGAACGAGAATGGCTGATGGAATCTCTTATTCGTTACATTAAAGTAATTGGAGGACCTCCAGGAAGAGAAGGCCTCTTAGTTGGTCTAAAGAACGGTCAG ATCCTGAAGATCTTCGTGGACAACGCTCTGGCCATCGTGCTGCTGAAGCAATCCACGGCCGTGCGCTGCCTGGACATGAGCGCGTCCCGCAACAAGCTGGCCGTGGTGGACGAGAACGACACCTGCCTCGTCTACGACATCCACACCAAGGAGCTCCTCTTTCAG GAACCCAATGCTAATAGTGTGGCCTGGAATACCCAGTGTGAGGAtatgctttgcttttctggaGGGGGTTACCTCAATATCAAAGCTAGCAACTTCCCTGTCCACCAGCAAAAACTGCAAGGCTTTGTTGTGGGTTACAATGGCTCCAAGATCTTCTGCCTTCATGTTTTCTCTATGTCAGCAGTTGAAGTTCCGCAG TCTGCACCGATGTATCAATATCTGGAAcgaaaaatgtttaaagaagCCTATCAAATTGCATGTTTAGGAGTGACTGATGCTGACTGGAGAGAGTTGGCCATGGAAGCCTTGGAAGGGCTGGAGTTTGAAACTGCTAAAAAG GCATTTACCAGAGTACGAGACCTTCGATATTTAGAACTGATCAGCAGCATAGAG GATCGGAAAAAGCACGGAGAGAACAACCACGAGCTGTTCCTGGCAGATGTTTATGCCTACCAGGGAAAATTCCACGAGGCAGCGAAGCTGTACAAGAGGAGCGGCCACGAGAACCTGGCCCTGGAGATGTACTCAGACCTCCGCATGTTCGACCACGCAAAG GAATTTCTGGGATCTGGAAATCCCAAAGACACAAAGATGCTGATAAAAAAACAAGCGGACTGGGCCAAGGATATCAATGAAccaaaggcagcagtggagATGTACCTCTCTGCTGGCGAGCACATGAAGGCCATCGAAATCAGCGGGGACCACGGCTGGGTAGACAT GTTAATCGAAATTGCTCGAAAACTGGATAAAGCTGAGCGTGAGCCTTTGGCCAAATGTGCCTTCTATTTTAAGCAACTTGATAACCCTGGCTATGCTGCAGAAACCTACATGAAGGTTGGTGACCTGAAAGCATTGGTCCAGCTCCACGTGGAGACTCATCGCTGGGAAGAA GCATTTGCTCTGAGTGAAAAGCATCCTGAATTCAAAGATGAAGTCTATGTCCCTTATGCTCAGTGGCTGGCAGAGAGTGATCGATTTGAAGAAGCCCAAAAAG CGTTTCACAaggctggcaggcagagggaggCCGTGcgggtgctggagcagctcacaCACAACGCCGTGCTCGAGAGCCGCTTTGACGACGCAGCCTATTATTACTGGATGCTTTCCATGCAGTGCTTAGACATTGCCCAAG AGAACGAAGGACAGCAGACTGAAATGTTGCAGAAGTTTCATCACTTCCAACATTTGGCAGAAGTTTACCATGTCTATCACTTTATCCAAAGATACACT GAGGAGCCTTTCAGCTTCCACTTGCCTGAAACCCTCTTCAATATTTCCAGGTTTCTGCTTCACAGCTTAACAAAGGAGACTCCTTTGGGGATCTCAAAAGT CAATACATTATTGGCCCTGGCAAAGCAGAGTAAAGCTCTTGGTGCATATAAATTGGCTCGTCATGCCTATGACAAGCTGCAGGGACTGCAGATCCCAGACAGGTTCCAGAAATCTGTTGAGCTGGGCAGCCTGACAATCCGATCCAAGCCATTCCATGACAGTGAA GAGCTCGTGCCCCTGTGTTACAGGTGCTCCACCAACAACCCCTTGCTGAATAACCTGGGGAACATCTGCATTAACTGCAGGCAGCCTTTCGTCTTCTCGGCCTCCTCCTACG AGGTGCTGCATCTGGTTGAGTTCTATTTGGAAGATGGCATCACGGATGAAGAAGCTGTAGCTCTCATTGATCTTGAAGCTCCAAGAGTGAGTAAAAGAGAAGATAAATGGCAAGAGATGACGACTGACC ATGCTGAGAGTTTGAGGCTTGATGACAGTACAGATACTATTGAGGATGATGATCCCTTTACAGCAAAACTGAGCTTTGAG CAGGGGGGCTCTGCCTTCGTGCCCGTGGTGGTGAGCCGCGCCGTGCTGCGCTCCCTGAGCCGCCGGGACGTGCTGGTCAAGCGCTGGCCGCGGCCGCTGCGCTGGCAGTACTACCGCTCGCTGCTGCCCGACGCCTCCATCACCATGTGCCCCTCCTGCTTCCAG ATGTTTCACACAGAAGACTACGAGCTCCTCATACTCCAGCATAATTGTTGTCCATTCTGTCGGCGGAGAGTAGATGAGTCAAGCCAATGA
- the IFT122 gene encoding intraflagellar transport protein 122 homolog isoform X2 translates to MRAALTWRDRAEQCIYDLAFKPDGTQLIIAAGNRLLVYDTSDGTLIQPLKGHKDTVYCVAYAKDGKRFASGSADKSVIIWTSKLEGILKYTHNDSIQCVSYNPLTHQLASCSSGDFGLWSPEQKSVSKHKTSCRITCCSWTNDGQYLALGMCNGIVSIRNKNGDEKVKIERPGGSSSPVWSICWNPSRDERNDILAVADWGQKLSFYHLSGKQIGKDRVLNFDPCCISYFTKGEYLLLGGSDRQVSLFTRDGVRLGTVGEQSSWVWTCKVKPDSNYVAVGCQDGTISFYQLIFSTVHGLYKDRYAYRDNMTDVIVQHLITEQKVRIKGRELVKKIAIYKNRLAIQMPEKILIYELYSDDSADMYYRVKEKIIKKFECNLLVVCSDHIILCQEKRLQCLSFSGVKEREWLMESLIRYIKVIGGPPGREGLLVGLKNGQILKIFVDNALAIVLLKQSTAVRCLDMSASRNKLAVVDENDTCLVYDIHTKELLFQEPNANSVAWNTQCEDMLCFSGGGYLNIKASNFPVHQQKLQGFVVGYNGSKIFCLHVFSMSAVEVPQSAPMYQYLERKMFKEAYQIACLGVTDADWRELAMEALEGLEFETAKKAFTRVRDLRYLELISSIEDRKKHGENNHELFLADVYAYQGKFHEAAKLYKRSGHENLALEMYSDLRMFDHAKEFLGSGNPKDTKMLIKKQADWAKDINEPKAAVEMYLSAGEHMKAIEISGDHGWVDMLIEIARKLDKAEREPLAKCAFYFKQLDNPGYAAETYMKVGDLKALVQLHVETHRWEEAFALSEKHPEFKDEVYVPYAQWLAESDRFEEAQKAFHKAGRQREAVRVLEQLTHNAVLESRFDDAAYYYWMLSMQCLDIAQENEGQQTEMLQKFHHFQHLAEVYHVYHFIQRYTEEPFSFHLPETLFNISRFLLHSLTKETPLGISKVNTLLALAKQSKALGAYKLARHAYDKLQGLQIPDRFQKSVELGSLTIRSKPFHDSEELVPLCYRCSTNNPLLNNLGNICINCRQPFVFSASSYEVLHLVEFYLEDGITDEEAVALIDLEAPRVSKREDKWQEMTTDHAESLRLDDSTDTIEDDDPFTAKLSFEGGSAFVPVVVSRAVLRSLSRRDVLVKRWPRPLRWQYYRSLLPDASITMCPSCFQMFHTEDYELLILQHNCCPFCRRRVDESSQ, encoded by the exons GCAAGCGTTTCGCATCTGGCTCTGCTGATAAAAGTGTGATAATTTGGACTTCAAAGTTAGAAGGAATTCTGAAGTACAC GCATAATGACTCTATCCAGTGCGTTTCATACAATCCTCTCACTCATCAGCTGGCATCCTGCTCGTCTGGGGATTTTG GCTTGTGGTCTCCGGAACAGAAGTCAGTCTCTAAACATAAAACAAGCTGCAGGATTACTTGCTGCAG CTGGACAAATGATGGCCAGTACCTTGCTTTGGGGATGTGTAACGGCATTGTCAGCATAAGGAACAAAAATGGTGATGAGAAGGTGAAAATAGAGAGGCCAGGGGGCTCTTCCTCTCCAGTATGGTCAATTTGTTGGAATCCTTCCAG agatgAACGCAATGACATTTTAGCTGTGGCAGACTGGGGTCAGAAGCTTTCCTTTTACCACCTGAGTGGCAAGCAG ATTGGGAAGGACAGAGTGCTCAATTTTGACCCATGCTGCATCAGCTACTTTACTAAAGGAGAGTATCTCTTGCTGGGAGGTTCAGACAGACAGGTTTCTCTCTTCACAAGGGATGGGGTACGGCTGGGCActgtgggagagcagagcagctgggtgtGGACTTGCAAAGTTAAACCAGACTCCAACTATGTG GCAGTAGGGTGTCAGGATGGAACGATCTCCTTCTACCAGCTGATTTTCAGCACTGTCCATGGCCTCTATAAAGATCGCTACGCCTACAGGGACAACATGACCGACGTTATTGTCCAGCACCTCATCACGGAACAAAAAG tgAGGATAAAAGGCAGAGAGCTTGTGAAGAAAATTGCAATTTACAAAAACAGATTAGCCATCCAGATGCCAGAGAAAATCCTGATTTACGAGTTGTACTCGGATGACTCTGCAGATATGTACTATCGGGTGAAGGAAAAGATCATAAAGAAATTTGAATGTAACTTGCTGGTGGTGTGTTCAGATCACATTATTTTATGCCAG GAGAAGAGATTGCAGTGCCTGTCATTTAGTGGTGTTAAAGAACGAGAATGGCTGATGGAATCTCTTATTCGTTACATTAAAGTAATTGGAGGACCTCCAGGAAGAGAAGGCCTCTTAGTTGGTCTAAAGAACGGTCAG ATCCTGAAGATCTTCGTGGACAACGCTCTGGCCATCGTGCTGCTGAAGCAATCCACGGCCGTGCGCTGCCTGGACATGAGCGCGTCCCGCAACAAGCTGGCCGTGGTGGACGAGAACGACACCTGCCTCGTCTACGACATCCACACCAAGGAGCTCCTCTTTCAG GAACCCAATGCTAATAGTGTGGCCTGGAATACCCAGTGTGAGGAtatgctttgcttttctggaGGGGGTTACCTCAATATCAAAGCTAGCAACTTCCCTGTCCACCAGCAAAAACTGCAAGGCTTTGTTGTGGGTTACAATGGCTCCAAGATCTTCTGCCTTCATGTTTTCTCTATGTCAGCAGTTGAAGTTCCGCAG TCTGCACCGATGTATCAATATCTGGAAcgaaaaatgtttaaagaagCCTATCAAATTGCATGTTTAGGAGTGACTGATGCTGACTGGAGAGAGTTGGCCATGGAAGCCTTGGAAGGGCTGGAGTTTGAAACTGCTAAAAAG GCATTTACCAGAGTACGAGACCTTCGATATTTAGAACTGATCAGCAGCATAGAG GATCGGAAAAAGCACGGAGAGAACAACCACGAGCTGTTCCTGGCAGATGTTTATGCCTACCAGGGAAAATTCCACGAGGCAGCGAAGCTGTACAAGAGGAGCGGCCACGAGAACCTGGCCCTGGAGATGTACTCAGACCTCCGCATGTTCGACCACGCAAAG GAATTTCTGGGATCTGGAAATCCCAAAGACACAAAGATGCTGATAAAAAAACAAGCGGACTGGGCCAAGGATATCAATGAAccaaaggcagcagtggagATGTACCTCTCTGCTGGCGAGCACATGAAGGCCATCGAAATCAGCGGGGACCACGGCTGGGTAGACAT GTTAATCGAAATTGCTCGAAAACTGGATAAAGCTGAGCGTGAGCCTTTGGCCAAATGTGCCTTCTATTTTAAGCAACTTGATAACCCTGGCTATGCTGCAGAAACCTACATGAAGGTTGGTGACCTGAAAGCATTGGTCCAGCTCCACGTGGAGACTCATCGCTGGGAAGAA GCATTTGCTCTGAGTGAAAAGCATCCTGAATTCAAAGATGAAGTCTATGTCCCTTATGCTCAGTGGCTGGCAGAGAGTGATCGATTTGAAGAAGCCCAAAAAG CGTTTCACAaggctggcaggcagagggaggCCGTGcgggtgctggagcagctcacaCACAACGCCGTGCTCGAGAGCCGCTTTGACGACGCAGCCTATTATTACTGGATGCTTTCCATGCAGTGCTTAGACATTGCCCAAG AGAACGAAGGACAGCAGACTGAAATGTTGCAGAAGTTTCATCACTTCCAACATTTGGCAGAAGTTTACCATGTCTATCACTTTATCCAAAGATACACT GAGGAGCCTTTCAGCTTCCACTTGCCTGAAACCCTCTTCAATATTTCCAGGTTTCTGCTTCACAGCTTAACAAAGGAGACTCCTTTGGGGATCTCAAAAGT CAATACATTATTGGCCCTGGCAAAGCAGAGTAAAGCTCTTGGTGCATATAAATTGGCTCGTCATGCCTATGACAAGCTGCAGGGACTGCAGATCCCAGACAGGTTCCAGAAATCTGTTGAGCTGGGCAGCCTGACAATCCGATCCAAGCCATTCCATGACAGTGAA GAGCTCGTGCCCCTGTGTTACAGGTGCTCCACCAACAACCCCTTGCTGAATAACCTGGGGAACATCTGCATTAACTGCAGGCAGCCTTTCGTCTTCTCGGCCTCCTCCTACG AGGTGCTGCATCTGGTTGAGTTCTATTTGGAAGATGGCATCACGGATGAAGAAGCTGTAGCTCTCATTGATCTTGAAGCTCCAAGAGTGAGTAAAAGAGAAGATAAATGGCAAGAGATGACGACTGACC ATGCTGAGAGTTTGAGGCTTGATGACAGTACAGATACTATTGAGGATGATGATCCCTTTACAGCAAAACTGAGCTTTGAG GGGGGCTCTGCCTTCGTGCCCGTGGTGGTGAGCCGCGCCGTGCTGCGCTCCCTGAGCCGCCGGGACGTGCTGGTCAAGCGCTGGCCGCGGCCGCTGCGCTGGCAGTACTACCGCTCGCTGCTGCCCGACGCCTCCATCACCATGTGCCCCTCCTGCTTCCAG ATGTTTCACACAGAAGACTACGAGCTCCTCATACTCCAGCATAATTGTTGTCCATTCTGTCGGCGGAGAGTAGATGAGTCAAGCCAATGA